Proteins from one Capricornis sumatraensis isolate serow.1 chromosome 2, serow.2, whole genome shotgun sequence genomic window:
- the LOC138069745 gene encoding olfactory receptor 4K3-like yields MEEVNQSVVSEFILLGLCDSWDLQAFLLVVFSSLYLITILGNVFIVLLIIADLHLHSPMYFLLANLSFSDLCFSSVTTPKLITDFLKENKTISFRGCMCQMFFGHFFGGGEMVLLVMMAYDRYVAICKPLHYSSIMNTKMCIRLVMISWIIGFVHSIGQLAIITQLPFCGPRKLDSFFCDIPLVIKLVCMDTYILEVLTNANSGVLATVCFILLLISYSYILLTVCHQSKGGTSKALSTCTAHITVVVLFFGPCIFIYLCPLSITWVDKFLAVFYAIITPLLNPVIYTLRNKEIRNAIKQL; encoded by the coding sequence ATGGAAGAAGTAAACCAGTCTGTGGTATCTGAATTTATTTTGCTTGGGCTGTGTGACTCATGGGACCTCCAGGCCTTCCTCCTAGTGGTATTTTCTTCACTTTACTTGATCACCATTTTAGGCAATGTCTTCATTGTGCTCCTCATTATTGCTGACCTTCACCTCCATTCCCCTATGTACTTCCTATTAGCTAATCTGTCATTCTCTGACTTATGCTTTTCCTCAGTAACCACCCCTAAATTGATCACAgactttctgaaagaaaataagacCATCTCCTTTAGAGGCTGCATGTGTCAGATGTTTTTTGGAcatttttttggagggggtgAGATGGTGCTCCTAGTGATGATGGCCTATGACCGttatgtggccatctgcaagccactCCATTACTCCAGCATCATGAATACAAAAATGTGCATTCGACTAGTGATGATATCATGGATCATTGGCTTTGTGCATTCAATAGGCCAACTAGCTATAATTACACAACTGCCCTTCTGTGGGCCCAGAAAACTGGATAGCTTTTTCTGTGATATTCCATTGGTGATCAAGTTAGTCTGCATGGACACTTATATTCTAGAAGTGTTGACAAATGCTAACAGCGGGGTACTTGCAACCGTTTGCTTCATTCTGTTGCTGATCTCTTACTCTTATATTCTACTTACTGTCTGTCACCAATCAAAGGGTGGCACATCCAAGGCGCTCTCCACCTGCACTGCCCACATCACAGTGGTCGTGTTATTCTTTGGGCCTTGCATCTTCATCTACCTATGTCCACTCAGCATCACTTGGGTGGACAAGTTCCTTGCTGTATTTTATGCGATCATCACACCACTACTAAATCCAGTCATTTATACTTTAAGAAACAAAGAGATTAGAAATGCCATTAAGCAGCTATGA
- the LOC138073255 gene encoding olfactory receptor 4K14-like, which translates to MDAGNLSVVSEFVLLGLCHSWTRQVLLLLMFFMLYLIIVFGNIAIIILIITDPHLHSPMYFLLANLSFVDMWLCSVTTPKMITDFVRENKTISFRGCMCQVLFVHFFGGGEMVLLVVMAYDRYVAICKPLHYSTIMNLQKCIGLVVTSWTIGFVHAMSQMAVIMQLPFCGPREIDSFFCDIPLVIKLACINSYNLGILMNADSGVPAMTCFIVLLISYTYILLTVRQSSKAGTSRALSTCTAHITVVVLFFGPCIFIYVWPLSITWVDKFLAVFYSVITPLLNPAIYTLRNKEIKTAIKRFRSYYIYPKGNI; encoded by the coding sequence ATGGATGCAGGAAATCTGTCTGTAGTGTCAGAATTTGTGCTTCTGGGACTTTGTCACTCATGGACCAGGCAGGTCTTACTCTTACTGATGTTTTTTATGCTTTACTTGATCATTGTATTTGGAAACATTGCCATCATAATCTTAATCATCACTGACCCCCACCTGCATTCTCCCATGTACTTCTTATTGGCCAACCTTTCTTTTGTTGATATGTGGCTTTGCTCAGTGACCACACCTAAGATGATTACAGACTTTGTCAGAGAGAACAAAACTATTTCCTTTAGAGGCTGCATGTGTCAGGTCCTGTTTGTGcatttttttggagggggtgAGATGGTGCTATTGGTGGTAATGGCCTacgaccgctatgtggccatctgcaagccactCCACTATTCAACCATAATGAACCTGCAAAAGTGCATTGGGCTTGTGGTGACTTCCTGGACCATTGGCTTTGTGCATGCCATGAGTCAAATGGCTGTGATTATGCAATTGCCTTTCTGTGGCCCCAGGGAAATTGACAGCTTTTTCTGTGATATACCACTGGTAATCAAGCTTGCCTGCATAAACTCTTATAACTTGGGAATATTAATGAATGCTGACAGTGGCGTTCCAGCCATGACCTGCTTTATAGTTTTGTTAATATCCTACACATATATTCTTCTTACTGTTCGCCAAAGCTCTAAAGCTGGTACATCTAGGGCACTCTCTACCTGCACTGCCCACATCACAGTGGTGGTGCTCTTCTTTGGGCCTTGCATCTTCATCTATGTGTGGCCACTCAGCATCACCTGGGTGGACAAATTTCTTGCTGTGTTTTACTCTGTTATTAcacctcttctaaatccagccaTTTATACCCTgagaaataaagagataaaaactGCGATAAAGAGATTCAGGAGCTACTACATATATCCCAAGGGAAATATTTAA
- the LOC138072975 gene encoding olfactory receptor 4L1-like gives MKMMNSSMISEFVLLGLTNTWELELFFFFIFLLAYAVIMAGNLLIVVTITLDSHLHSTPMYFLLGNLSFLDMSVSTITTPKMVADFVREKKTISLWGCMAQMFFLHFLGGSEMTLLIVMAVDRYFAICKPLHYTTIMNHRVLRGSVLLSWAVGFVHTMSQMVFTITLPFCGPNIVDNIFCDLPLVIKLACTETYVLELLVIADSGLLSFISFILLLISYTVILVTIRHQSSGGLSKALSTLSAHITVVTLFFGPCIFIYAWPFSNFSVDKFLSVFYSVITPLLNPIIYTLRNQEMKAAMNRLRTQHVSSRKTF, from the coding sequence atgaaaatgaTGAATAGTTCAATGATATCTGAGTTTGTTTTGTTAGGACTCACCAACACTTGGGAActtgagcttttcttttttttcatatttttattggcCTATGCAGTGATTATGGCAGGAAACCTTCTCATTGTGGTCACCATAACCTTGGACTCTCATCTGCACTCCACACCAATGTACTTCCTTCTTGGAAACCTCTCCTTTCTTGACATGTCTGTTTCTACAATCACAACCCCTAAGATGGTTGCAGATTTTGTCAGGGAGAAAAAAACTATTTCTCTATGGGGCTGTATGGCTCAGATGTTCTTCCTTCACTTTTTAGGGGGTAGTGAGATGACACTTCTCATAGTTATGGCAGTTGATAGGTACTTTGCAATATGTAAACCTCTTCATTACACAACCATCATGAACCACCGGGTACTCAGAGGCTCTGTGCTGCTATCATGGGCTGTTGGTTTTGTGCATACAATGAGCCAGATGGTGTTTACCATCACCTTGCCCTTCTGTGGTCCCAATATAGTAGACAATATTTTCTGTGACCTTCCACTGGTTATAAAGCTTGCCTGCACTGAGACCTATGTTCTGGAGTTGCTAGTAATTGCTGACAGTGGACTATTGTCTTTCATCTCCTTCATACTCTTGCTCATTTCCTACACTGTCATTCTGGTAACCATTCGACATCAATCCTCTGGTGGTCTCTCCAAAGCTCTGTCCACACTATCTGCTCATATTACAGTGGTCACTCTGTTCTTTGGGCCATGTATCTTCATTTATGCTTGGCCATTTAGTAACTTTTCAGTGGAtaaatttctttctgtgttttattcAGTTATCACACCTTTACTGAACCCCATAATTTATACTCTGAGGAATCAGGAGATGAAAGCAGCCATGAATAGACTGAGGACCCAACATGTGAGCTCCAGAAAGACCTTCTAG